A single region of the Herpetosiphon gulosus genome encodes:
- a CDS encoding N-6 DNA methylase, protein MTATIQHLSEVRSSQDFRDYLVKLGFQAEHGAIDQLLELGAIDQVRMGRSELVAIAEPEYRVIWVSSANLPLDLLRKLQRRLADAGLSGLVACTTNWDSLTLYLLRSEDREQGFVHEWSLNLRALRPADLQALRWLDITRADPFDLGQPFLQAFRRAKRPTLYTNQGLFSNYYLNQRLDHDYPQWRSRTAKIDPLAAQVQALIVQAQTLDQQQTLTTIVQPILQTLGWELAAGNSAVAKLSYQGQALAFCRVLPFGASLDLDVQSAEGSPDLPLIGALVGQEKIQWAILTNGQVWRLIFRQATSASGTYYEIDLDDLLSLGEPVDWSWFSGFFGAAWFAAPANQPSFLSKLYQLGQVRAEELGKDLKLTIYQDVFLDLAQALLEAQRRRGVDTDDPTAITLIYRATLLLLYRLLFILYAEARELLPLQAASYYPHSLTYLLSSIALVRSRVVQADRQFTLSASDWRIWHYLQALFAAIADGRAAWGVPRYNGGLFAANADSSAAHQLLDQLTEIDSMHLAKALDCLAREKSVQTDEASFGNEHKALRLIDYMDLDVQRLGGIYEGLLEHELNFAPHDGYLTKGAFSTKASPTGRFVPKGEFYLAITNQDRKSTGSYYTPDYIVRYIVEQTLKPILDQRKATFREAINNLRVLQTSLKRTSDPTTIRFKRDQLEQISQQAIDSLLDIKVLDPAMGSGHFLVTAVNYLSDQLIAIVAEYPDNPLMPQLQTMREAIKQNLLHQQLSPNDIRDEQLSDRILLRRMVMKRCIFGVDLNDLAVELAKLSLWLDSFTVGAPLSFLDHHLKHGNSLIGVWDVEQAIVLGSPRWNEFMRALANMVTIANLTDSTITELEQSYSLYTTMQQMIQPQREQLHVDLANQFISISSLGQARRVPYTPAEQRAEIFPQATLDSYAAAQTEAQRRHFFHWKLEFPEVFVDVAKGDWKQQPGFDVVIGNPPYGAIFDKKEENYITKEYEYVLYRVESYICFMELSLDILRHGGNSSFIVPDTWMYLDFTEKLRKYLIQELNINKIIALPRSVFDEASVDTSIYVISKNKENDNTIDFISYKKDLIITNIDDGNLYHMTQSRFDRESFIINPYMNDKELAVIDGILSISNKMNEISFINYGLKAYQKGKGKPKQDDQIMNTRPFTSDKKENDDFYPFFEGGSIERYNTLWEDDNWINWGVWLAEPRNEKLFLGERLVFRKVVNSRLLGNLISGKVFSNTLLYTIKLKDDVKIQYKTLLAILNSGLQGFIFSRIFAINSDDTFPQILLDDFSNLPIRKIHFTTEASERQRLLSEARHLTERLLQNPTSLELSHSAAGWPRFAAEAYRASELGQLISRLLPTDAQANFVAFAEGASGAEEHSDVVHDLLAELAQQMIDLNASKQTEVKRFLSWLEHNLAIQPDNKGHTGIDSLKNKTKLQNYLGDYQKNGSAETWSAIHAVLSANKSRLLNNHWLEGMFEQQLRGAYEQSLTLLQPIKAQLARTDALIDQLVYQLYGLTPAEIRVVEGQA, encoded by the coding sequence ATGACTGCCACCATTCAGCATCTATCTGAGGTTCGTTCTAGCCAAGATTTTCGCGATTATTTGGTTAAGCTTGGCTTTCAAGCGGAACATGGCGCGATTGATCAGCTTTTGGAGCTTGGAGCGATTGATCAGGTGCGTATGGGTCGCAGCGAACTTGTGGCAATTGCCGAGCCAGAATATCGGGTTATTTGGGTTTCATCAGCAAATTTACCCCTCGACCTGTTGCGCAAATTGCAGCGCCGTTTGGCCGATGCTGGTTTATCAGGCTTGGTCGCTTGTACCACAAATTGGGATTCGCTGACGCTGTATCTGTTGCGCAGCGAGGATCGTGAGCAAGGCTTTGTTCATGAATGGAGCCTCAACCTACGTGCTTTGCGCCCTGCTGATCTCCAAGCTTTGCGCTGGCTCGATATTACCCGCGCCGACCCATTTGATCTTGGGCAGCCATTCTTGCAGGCTTTTCGCCGCGCTAAACGCCCAACCCTCTATACCAATCAGGGCTTGTTCTCGAATTATTATCTCAATCAGCGGCTTGATCACGATTATCCCCAATGGCGTAGCCGAACTGCCAAGATTGATCCATTGGCGGCTCAGGTTCAAGCCTTGATCGTCCAGGCTCAAACCCTCGATCAGCAGCAAACCTTGACCACAATTGTGCAGCCGATTTTGCAAACGCTGGGCTGGGAGTTAGCAGCTGGCAATTCAGCAGTTGCAAAATTGAGCTACCAGGGCCAAGCTTTGGCTTTTTGTCGGGTGTTGCCCTTTGGCGCTTCGTTAGATCTCGATGTCCAGTCGGCGGAAGGTTCGCCCGATTTGCCCTTGATCGGTGCTTTGGTTGGCCAAGAAAAAATTCAGTGGGCAATCTTAACCAATGGCCAAGTTTGGCGCTTGATCTTTCGTCAGGCGACCTCGGCCTCGGGCACGTACTACGAAATCGATCTCGACGATTTGCTGAGTTTGGGCGAACCTGTTGATTGGAGTTGGTTTAGTGGCTTTTTTGGGGCGGCTTGGTTTGCGGCTCCCGCTAATCAGCCGAGTTTTTTGAGCAAGCTCTATCAGCTTGGCCAGGTTCGCGCCGAAGAATTAGGCAAAGACCTCAAATTAACGATTTATCAAGATGTCTTTTTGGATTTGGCTCAAGCCTTGCTCGAAGCTCAGCGCCGCCGTGGAGTCGATACTGATGATCCGACAGCGATTACCTTGATTTATCGCGCAACCTTGTTGCTGCTCTATCGTTTGTTGTTTATTCTCTATGCCGAGGCTCGCGAATTATTGCCGCTCCAAGCTGCCAGCTATTATCCGCATAGTTTGACCTATTTGCTTTCGAGCATTGCGCTGGTGCGTAGCCGCGTGGTGCAAGCTGATCGCCAGTTTACGCTTTCGGCCAGCGATTGGCGGATTTGGCACTATTTGCAAGCGCTCTTTGCCGCAATTGCCGATGGTCGCGCCGCTTGGGGCGTGCCGCGCTATAACGGTGGCTTGTTTGCGGCAAATGCTGATTCGTCAGCGGCGCATCAATTGCTCGATCAATTAACCGAAATCGATAGTATGCACTTAGCCAAAGCGCTCGATTGTTTGGCTCGCGAAAAGTCGGTGCAGACTGATGAGGCTTCGTTTGGCAATGAACATAAGGCGCTGCGCTTGATCGATTATATGGATCTGGATGTGCAACGCTTGGGTGGAATTTACGAAGGCTTGTTGGAGCACGAACTTAATTTTGCGCCCCACGATGGTTATCTCACCAAGGGAGCGTTTTCGACCAAAGCTAGCCCAACTGGTCGTTTTGTGCCAAAAGGTGAGTTTTACCTCGCGATTACCAACCAAGATCGTAAATCGACTGGCTCGTACTATACCCCCGATTATATTGTGCGCTATATTGTCGAGCAAACCCTCAAGCCAATTTTGGATCAGCGCAAAGCGACGTTTCGCGAGGCAATCAATAATCTGCGGGTGCTGCAAACTTCGCTCAAACGCACCAGTGATCCAACTACGATTCGCTTCAAACGTGATCAATTGGAGCAAATCAGCCAACAGGCAATCGATAGCCTGTTGGATATTAAGGTGCTTGATCCGGCCATGGGTTCGGGCCATTTTTTGGTCACGGCAGTTAATTATTTGAGCGATCAACTGATTGCGATTGTTGCGGAATACCCCGATAACCCGTTGATGCCGCAATTGCAAACCATGCGCGAGGCGATTAAGCAGAATTTGTTGCACCAGCAGCTTAGCCCAAACGATATTCGCGACGAGCAACTGAGCGACCGGATTTTGCTGCGGCGCATGGTCATGAAGCGCTGTATTTTTGGGGTCGATTTGAATGATTTGGCGGTGGAGCTAGCTAAACTTTCGTTGTGGCTCGATTCGTTTACGGTCGGCGCTCCCTTGAGTTTTCTCGATCATCACTTGAAACATGGCAATTCGTTGATTGGCGTGTGGGATGTGGAGCAGGCGATTGTACTTGGCTCGCCACGCTGGAATGAATTTATGCGGGCCTTGGCCAATATGGTAACAATTGCCAATTTGACTGATAGCACGATTACTGAGCTTGAGCAAAGCTACAGTTTATATACCACCATGCAACAGATGATTCAGCCCCAACGTGAGCAATTGCATGTTGATTTGGCGAATCAATTTATTAGCATTAGTAGCCTTGGCCAAGCGCGGCGCGTGCCCTATACGCCAGCCGAGCAACGGGCTGAAATTTTTCCACAAGCAACCCTCGATAGCTACGCCGCCGCCCAAACCGAAGCCCAGCGCCGCCACTTCTTTCATTGGAAGTTGGAGTTTCCCGAGGTGTTTGTTGATGTTGCCAAAGGCGATTGGAAGCAGCAGCCTGGCTTTGATGTGGTGATCGGTAATCCACCGTATGGCGCTATATTTGATAAAAAAGAGGAAAATTATATTACCAAAGAATACGAATATGTTTTGTATCGAGTCGAGAGTTATATTTGTTTCATGGAACTTAGTCTAGATATTTTACGCCATGGGGGGAATTCTTCCTTTATTGTCCCCGATACTTGGATGTATCTAGATTTTACCGAAAAGTTAAGAAAATATCTTATCCAAGAATTGAATATAAACAAAATTATTGCTCTCCCTAGATCGGTTTTTGATGAAGCATCAGTTGATACATCCATTTATGTTATTTCAAAGAATAAGGAAAATGATAATACTATCGATTTTATTTCGTATAAAAAAGATTTGATTATAACAAATATTGATGATGGGAATCTATATCATATGACTCAAAGTCGTTTTGATAGAGAAAGCTTTATTATAAACCCATATATGAATGATAAAGAGTTAGCTGTGATAGATGGGATTTTAAGTATTTCTAATAAAATGAATGAGATTTCGTTTATTAATTATGGATTGAAGGCTTATCAAAAAGGGAAGGGGAAGCCAAAACAAGACGATCAGATAATGAATACTAGGCCTTTTACATCTGATAAAAAAGAAAATGATGATTTCTATCCATTTTTTGAAGGTGGTTCGATTGAAAGATATAACACATTGTGGGAGGATGATAATTGGATTAATTGGGGAGTATGGCTTGCAGAGCCGAGGAATGAAAAATTATTCTTAGGAGAAAGACTTGTTTTTAGAAAAGTCGTAAACAGCCGTCTTTTGGGTAATTTAATTTCAGGAAAGGTTTTTTCTAATACTTTATTGTATACGATTAAATTAAAAGATGATGTAAAAATTCAATACAAAACTTTATTGGCAATATTAAATAGTGGCCTTCAAGGGTTTATTTTTAGTAGAATTTTTGCCATAAATAGTGACGATACTTTTCCTCAGATTCTACTTGATGATTTTTCAAATCTCCCAATTCGCAAAATTCACTTTACAACCGAGGCGAGCGAACGCCAGCGCTTATTGAGCGAAGCGCGGCATTTGACCGAACGTCTGCTGCAAAACCCAACCAGCCTTGAATTGAGCCATAGTGCGGCGGGCTGGCCACGCTTTGCTGCTGAAGCCTATCGTGCTAGCGAGCTTGGCCAATTGATCAGTCGTTTATTGCCAACCGATGCCCAAGCCAATTTTGTGGCGTTTGCCGAAGGTGCTAGTGGAGCCGAAGAACACAGCGATGTGGTGCATGATCTGTTGGCTGAGTTGGCTCAACAGATGATCGACTTGAACGCCAGCAAACAAACCGAGGTCAAACGCTTTTTGAGTTGGCTTGAACACAATCTGGCGATTCAGCCCGATAACAAAGGCCACACTGGCATCGACTCGCTGAAAAACAAAACCAAGTTGCAAAACTACCTCGGCGATTATCAAAAAAACGGCTCAGCCGAAACTTGGTCTGCTATCCATGCCGTGTTGAGCGCCAACAAAAGTCGTTTGCTCAACAACCATTGGCTCGAAGGCATGTTCGAGCAGCAACTACGGGGCGCTTACGAGCAAAGTTTAACGCTTTTACAGCCGATCAAAGCCCAACTTGCCCGCACCGATGCCTTGATCGATCAGCTTGTCTACCAACTGTATGGCCTGACCCCTGCCGAAATTCGGGTCGTTGAAGGCCAAGCCTAG
- a CDS encoding cellulose-binding domain-containing protein encodes MLRRMYARGTLLVLLIALVSLSLSHRTATPSAAAASCVVSYTVINQWGDGFIGDVTVTNNLAATTTWQLSWTFAGNQRIVNLWNGVLTQTNAAVSVQNAAWNGSLTSGGRVNFGFQATFSGTNSIPTNFTLNGVVCGETSVTITPPTSNPTNTATARPPTNTPTPPTGTPRPSTTPTLFPTTPTSTPSNNGCIGAIICDDFESQTGIDPSGFWQALYPDCAGHGSVMVDNTYANSGSKSIMVHGHSNFCDHAFFGNTTAIESVGNLLYGRFYVRQDLALPDHHITLMALKDRNDADNDLRLGGQQGVLDWNRESDDATAPSMSSAGIAKSVTIPPRQWTCVEFKIDSANGYLQAWVNGSEVEGMQVDGVDTPDVDQAWRTRANWQPRLVDFRLGWESYGGDDITHNIWFDDVALATQRIGCSASNPTTPTATPRPTNTTTPVVGTLTPSPIPSATPTIAPNGITAATTIAELCPTYRQLYIDRDFLDYLPSDGSGGHNNMPADGGLNDAQKASLYGVNISAIQSKVGNGTLTLGELGTQALGHVQRLVNQNFPKNAICQLLPRLMLLGPETEAATFHKNSSNPWAETAGPVNAIAPAGFMQTRWPTDARTYVPAEKAERDRCHDQPTHENNLGWTFNSIVDSSILYDPNNPVLNAIRTSTHPISGLPMGPGFSSNAPMQATTKLHVENEGFWYQVIQFKNTSNVPYYLDCAMIWWVGPSGLSFDLRNGHYNNEQRPGRGYGHPQRDIIEVVYDQTQKLSVYSIRLSFHDEPYNMRTAYPNQYWSLEVGTPAFLNGQARYTTPAERQALMDLMLSTLHVELETDLDRNIELFDALKMRNRVSN; translated from the coding sequence ATGCTACGACGAATGTATGCTCGTGGAACGTTGTTGGTATTGTTGATCGCCTTGGTCAGCCTTAGTTTAAGCCATCGCACGGCCACGCCCAGCGCGGCAGCTGCCAGTTGTGTGGTCAGCTATACGGTGATCAATCAATGGGGCGATGGGTTTATTGGCGATGTGACCGTTACCAATAATTTGGCAGCAACCACAACTTGGCAATTAAGCTGGACATTTGCTGGCAATCAGCGGATTGTCAATTTATGGAATGGAGTTTTGACCCAAACCAATGCCGCAGTCAGCGTGCAAAATGCCGCTTGGAATGGCTCGCTCACCAGTGGCGGCAGGGTTAATTTTGGCTTTCAAGCGACGTTCAGTGGCACAAATAGCATTCCCACGAATTTTACTTTGAATGGTGTGGTTTGTGGCGAAACTAGCGTAACGATCACACCGCCAACCAGTAACCCAACCAACACGGCGACGGCGCGGCCCCCGACCAACACGCCAACCCCGCCAACTGGCACTCCACGTCCATCAACTACCCCAACGCTTTTTCCAACTACTCCAACATCAACGCCTAGCAACAATGGCTGTATTGGCGCAATTATCTGCGACGATTTTGAAAGCCAAACTGGAATCGATCCGAGTGGATTTTGGCAAGCGCTCTATCCCGATTGTGCTGGTCATGGCTCGGTGATGGTCGATAATACCTATGCCAACAGCGGCAGCAAATCGATTATGGTTCATGGCCATAGCAATTTCTGCGATCATGCCTTCTTTGGCAATACCACAGCCATCGAAAGCGTTGGCAATCTGCTGTATGGGCGTTTTTATGTGCGCCAAGATCTGGCCTTGCCCGATCATCACATCACATTAATGGCGCTCAAAGACCGCAACGATGCTGATAATGATTTGCGTTTGGGCGGCCAACAAGGGGTGCTCGATTGGAACCGCGAATCGGATGATGCAACCGCTCCGTCGATGAGCAGCGCAGGCATCGCCAAATCAGTCACGATTCCGCCCCGCCAGTGGACATGCGTCGAATTCAAGATCGATAGTGCTAATGGCTATTTGCAGGCCTGGGTCAATGGTAGCGAAGTTGAAGGCATGCAGGTTGATGGAGTCGATACGCCCGATGTTGACCAAGCTTGGCGTACTCGCGCCAATTGGCAACCACGCTTAGTTGATTTCCGGCTGGGCTGGGAAAGCTACGGCGGCGATGATATTACTCACAATATTTGGTTTGATGATGTGGCCTTGGCCACCCAACGCATCGGCTGTAGCGCCAGTAACCCAACCACCCCAACCGCTACTCCGCGCCCAACCAACACCACTACGCCTGTAGTTGGCACGCTCACTCCCAGCCCAATTCCCAGCGCAACGCCAACCATCGCGCCCAATGGGATTACCGCCGCAACCACGATCGCTGAGCTTTGCCCAACCTACCGCCAACTCTATATTGATCGTGATTTTCTCGATTATTTGCCGAGCGACGGCAGCGGCGGCCATAACAATATGCCAGCCGATGGCGGCCTGAATGATGCCCAAAAAGCTAGTTTGTATGGGGTGAATATCAGCGCGATTCAGAGCAAAGTTGGCAATGGCACACTAACCTTGGGCGAATTAGGCACGCAAGCCTTGGGCCATGTGCAACGTTTGGTCAATCAAAACTTTCCCAAGAATGCAATTTGTCAGTTGTTGCCACGCTTGATGCTGCTTGGCCCAGAGACCGAAGCCGCCACCTTCCACAAAAATAGCAGCAATCCATGGGCTGAAACCGCTGGCCCAGTCAATGCAATTGCTCCGGCTGGCTTTATGCAAACCCGCTGGCCAACCGACGCGCGAACCTATGTGCCAGCCGAAAAAGCCGAACGCGACCGCTGCCACGACCAACCAACCCATGAAAATAATCTTGGCTGGACGTTTAACTCAATCGTCGATTCGAGTATTTTGTATGATCCCAATAATCCGGTGTTGAACGCGATTCGCACGAGTACCCACCCAATTAGCGGCTTGCCGATGGGGCCAGGCTTTAGCAGTAATGCGCCAATGCAAGCAACCACCAAGCTCCATGTTGAGAACGAAGGCTTCTGGTATCAAGTGATTCAGTTTAAAAATACCAGCAATGTTCCCTATTACCTCGATTGTGCCATGATTTGGTGGGTCGGGCCATCGGGCTTATCGTTTGATTTACGTAATGGTCATTATAATAATGAGCAACGGCCTGGCCGTGGTTATGGCCACCCCCAGCGTGATATCATCGAAGTGGTTTACGATCAAACTCAAAAACTTTCGGTGTATAGCATTCGTCTATCGTTCCACGATGAGCCATACAACATGCGCACGGCCTACCCCAACCAATATTGGTCGTTGGAAGTTGGCACGCCGGCCTTTTTGAATGGTCAGGCGCGTTATACCACTCCAGCCGAACGTCAAGCGTTAATGGATTTGATGCTCAGTACGTTGCATGTCGAGCTTGAAACCGACCTCGATCGCAATATTGAGCTATTCGATGCGCTGAAGATGCGTAATCGGGTTTCGAATTAG
- a CDS encoding helicase-related protein: MYSVREHHDDGIPYLIDNREGSPTLASVLDRLLRRGAWADIATGYLSLSGYRLLAEPLEQLQELRLLFGQSQIADELNRELRRERYRASTRSIVERLIAFLSRDGVAIKRYTGDFFHAKAYIVNGVAIVGSSNCTASGLTGNTELNALHKEQPIVESFSAWYERMWNAEASSDCKTELITTLQQSQFGAYPYIPHEIYIKTLYEYFKDDLESANTVDPLRSIVELTAFQHEAFQKAQRILRRYHGVMIADAVGLGKTFVGKKLLELYGYYQRLRALIICPAQLQTMWEREIEEARIPARIISMERLGLADFDPRVYADSEFILVDESHNFRNPATQRYQALATIIGSGEPKRVALLTATPISNSLWDLYHQIALWTRGSDAYFREAGIASLRRYFREAEQAGGSGGMLFNLLEEVVVRRTRSFIQEHFAEATISGQPLRFPERQLRTIDYSLSATYGGLFERIIQVIEGLRLPVYNPEGYKRALTTSEKRQEHTNQALNGLLKANLLKRFESSVAAFRISIHRLRGFIERYGQELQQGHLLQSGVYRLLLQLEEDGDSLGLAQALQRLTPIDPSEYDLIKLQADIQHDLAGLDRVIGLIDPITPSQDDKLIQFRQRLSELGGQKIIVFSYFRDTARYLIDQLKADPNLANVRMAYLSSEINPRDRQRTIERFAPRNSRTPIAASDEYDLLIATDVLSEGQNLQDAAQLINYDLHWNPTRMIQRGGRIDRLGSSHSTIVIHNIFPDQELETLLRLVERLQERLRAINETIGLDASVLGELITPRTFNTLRELAVGDDSSLQFWGQVSELAGNELLRQQLLNYLRDYGRHYVEGLPDGIHSCSQRGQRSGIFAYYRHEDRHFWRFWDSNAKVVSDNRFEIHELIRATPQQARDQEWLHPEQQEQALETIAHDILQSLEQRRVSALLGEKIDKTQRELGLILKQHWHKPSVDKTAAQMLYAALLNPLPAPFIKKLRRLHSEFGRTGDLNNLIAELQQLIEAHQLNQAPTTALVPTSQPLSRDDLQLICWMLIR, encoded by the coding sequence ATGTATAGCGTTCGCGAACACCACGATGATGGGATTCCCTATTTAATTGATAACCGTGAAGGCAGCCCAACTTTAGCCAGCGTCTTAGATCGGCTGTTGCGGCGTGGGGCATGGGCCGATATTGCTACCGGATACCTTTCGCTGAGCGGCTATCGTTTGCTGGCCGAGCCACTTGAGCAACTACAAGAGCTGCGTTTGCTGTTTGGTCAAAGCCAAATTGCCGATGAATTAAACCGCGAATTGCGCCGCGAACGCTATCGCGCCAGCACGCGCAGCATCGTCGAGCGTTTGATTGCTTTTTTGAGCCGTGATGGTGTGGCGATTAAGCGCTACACTGGCGATTTTTTTCATGCTAAAGCCTATATTGTCAATGGCGTGGCGATTGTTGGCAGCAGCAATTGCACCGCCAGCGGATTAACTGGCAACACCGAATTAAACGCCCTGCACAAAGAACAACCGATTGTTGAAAGCTTTTCGGCTTGGTACGAACGCATGTGGAATGCCGAGGCCAGCAGCGATTGCAAAACTGAATTGATCACGACCCTGCAACAATCGCAATTTGGCGCTTATCCCTACATTCCCCACGAAATTTACATCAAAACCCTGTATGAATATTTCAAAGACGATCTTGAAAGTGCCAATACGGTTGATCCACTGCGTTCAATTGTTGAATTGACTGCCTTTCAACACGAAGCCTTTCAAAAAGCCCAACGGATTTTGCGGCGCTACCATGGCGTGATGATTGCCGATGCTGTGGGCTTGGGCAAAACCTTCGTTGGCAAAAAATTGCTAGAGCTGTATGGCTACTACCAACGCCTACGAGCGCTGATCATTTGTCCGGCTCAACTGCAAACCATGTGGGAACGTGAAATTGAAGAAGCGCGAATTCCAGCGCGAATTATCTCGATGGAGCGCTTGGGCTTAGCCGATTTTGATCCACGGGTTTACGCCGATAGCGAATTTATTCTAGTTGACGAAAGCCACAACTTTCGCAATCCTGCAACCCAGCGCTACCAAGCCTTGGCGACAATTATTGGCAGTGGTGAGCCAAAACGGGTTGCCTTGCTCACCGCTACCCCCATTAGCAATAGCCTGTGGGATCTTTATCATCAAATTGCCTTATGGACGCGTGGCAGCGATGCCTATTTTCGCGAGGCTGGCATTGCCTCATTGCGGCGCTACTTTCGCGAAGCTGAGCAAGCTGGTGGATCTGGCGGCATGCTGTTTAATTTGCTCGAAGAAGTGGTGGTGCGGCGCACGCGCTCATTTATTCAAGAACATTTTGCCGAGGCTACAATTAGCGGCCAACCGTTGCGCTTTCCCGAGCGCCAACTGCGCACTATCGACTATAGTTTAAGTGCCACCTATGGCGGGCTATTCGAACGGATTATTCAAGTAATCGAAGGCTTGCGCTTGCCCGTCTACAACCCTGAGGGCTACAAACGAGCGCTAACCACCAGCGAAAAACGCCAAGAACACACCAACCAAGCCTTAAATGGCCTGCTCAAAGCCAATTTGCTCAAACGCTTTGAATCGAGCGTGGCTGCATTTCGCATTAGCATTCATCGGCTGCGTGGCTTTATCGAACGCTACGGCCAAGAACTTCAACAAGGCCATCTATTGCAAAGTGGCGTATATCGACTATTACTGCAACTCGAAGAAGATGGCGATAGCCTTGGCTTGGCCCAGGCCTTGCAACGTCTGACTCCAATTGATCCCAGTGAGTACGATTTAATTAAACTTCAAGCCGATATTCAACATGATTTGGCTGGCTTAGATCGGGTAATTGGGCTGATCGACCCGATTACTCCGAGCCAAGACGATAAATTAATTCAATTTCGCCAACGGTTGAGCGAGCTAGGCGGCCAGAAAATTATTGTTTTTTCCTATTTTCGCGATACCGCCCGCTATCTGATCGATCAACTCAAGGCCGACCCAAACTTGGCTAACGTGCGCATGGCCTATTTATCGAGCGAAATCAACCCGCGTGATCGTCAGCGCACAATTGAGCGCTTTGCGCCGCGCAATAGCCGCACACCAATTGCTGCCAGCGACGAATACGATCTGCTGATTGCCACTGATGTGCTTTCAGAAGGCCAAAATCTCCAAGATGCCGCCCAATTGATCAACTACGATCTGCATTGGAACCCCACCCGCATGATCCAACGTGGTGGACGGATTGATCGCTTGGGCAGCTCACACAGCACGATCGTCATTCACAATATCTTTCCTGATCAAGAGCTAGAGACGTTGCTGCGTTTGGTTGAACGATTGCAAGAGCGGCTACGGGCAATTAACGAAACGATTGGCCTCGATGCCAGTGTCTTGGGCGAACTAATTACCCCGCGCACCTTCAACACCTTGCGCGAGCTGGCGGTCGGCGATGATAGCTCGCTGCAATTTTGGGGCCAAGTATCCGAGCTAGCAGGCAACGAACTGCTGCGCCAACAACTCTTGAACTATCTGCGGGATTACGGTCGCCACTATGTTGAAGGCCTGCCAGATGGGATTCATAGCTGTAGCCAACGTGGGCAACGCAGCGGCATTTTTGCCTACTATCGCCATGAAGATCGCCATTTTTGGCGCTTTTGGGATAGCAATGCCAAAGTTGTTAGCGACAATCGCTTTGAAATTCATGAACTAATTCGGGCAACACCGCAGCAAGCCCGTGATCAAGAGTGGCTGCACCCAGAGCAACAAGAGCAAGCGCTCGAAACGATCGCCCATGATATTTTGCAAAGCCTTGAGCAGCGGCGGGTATCGGCCTTGCTTGGCGAGAAAATCGACAAAACCCAACGTGAGCTTGGGCTAATTCTCAAGCAACATTGGCATAAGCCGAGTGTCGATAAAACTGCCGCCCAAATGCTCTATGCCGCCTTGTTAAACCCACTGCCTGCGCCGTTTATCAAAAAACTACGGCGTTTGCACAGCGAGTTTGGCCGCACTGGCGATTTGAACAACTTGATTGCTGAATTACAACAGTTGATCGAAGCGCATCAACTGAACCAAGCCCCCACCACGGCGCTTGTGCCAACCAGCCAACCGCTGAGCCGCGACGATCTGCAACTGATTTGTTGGATGTTGATTCGATAG